A section of the Oryzias latipes chromosome 10, ASM223467v1 genome encodes:
- the tspan6 gene encoding tetraspanin-6 — protein MSPPSRRLQTKPVITCLKTFLICYSLIFWFTGVVLLAVGVWGKVSLEAYLSLASEGGTNAPYVLIGTGAIIVIFGLFGCFATCRGSPWMLKLYAMFLTLVFLSELVAGISGFIFRHEIKAVMGTAYENAVRSYNGTNSLSVALDTIQRTLRCCGVKNYTDWKEAPYFISKGIPLSCCKDNGNCTVEIMKDLDKAGKEVFTTGCFALVTTVMESNLGVIAGISFGIAFFQVFGIFLACCLSRYITNNQYEMV, from the exons ATGTCGCCACCGTCTCGACGACTGCAGACGAAGCCGGTGATAACCTGCCTGAAGACTTTTCTCATCTGCTACAGCCTCATTTTCTGG ttcacaGGTGTGGTGCTGCTGGCCGTTGGCGTGTGGGGTAAGGTCAGCCTTGAGGCATATCTGTCCCTGGCTTCTGAGGGGGGCACCAACGCGCCGTATGTCCTCATTGGGACCGGAGCCATCATTGTTATTTTCGGCCTGTTCGGCTGCTTCGCCACGTGCCGCGGTAGCCCGTGGATGCTCAAACTG TACGCCATGTTTTTGACCCTGGTGTTCCTGTCTGAGCTTGTGGCTGGAATTTCAGGCTTCATCTTCAGGCATGAG ATTAAGGCAGTAATGGGAACCGCTTATGAAAATGCAGTGAGGTCCTACAATGGCACAAACAGCTTAAGTGTTGCACTTGATACCATCCAGAGAACA CTGCGTTGCTGCGGAGTGAAAAATTACACTGACTGGAAGGAGGCGCCTTACTTTATTTCCAAGGGAATCCCTCTAAGCTGCTGTAAAGACAACGGCAATTGCACTGTGGAGATCATGAAAGACCTTGATAAGGCTGGGAAAGAAGTGTTCACAACA GGTTGCTTCGCACTGGTGACAACTGTGATGGAATCTAACCTGGGAGTCATCGCTGGCATTTCATTTGGGATTGCATTCTTTCAG GTGTTTGGGATATTCCTGGCCTGCTGTTTGTCTCGATACATAACCAACAACCAGTATGAGATGGTCTAA
- the LOC101163585 gene encoding mid1-interacting protein 1-like → MMQINGDSSTNKHSLINVMHRFMAAANNMDETIMVPSLLRDLPLDEQACSQGEANNNEPPCSNKQRDMYEHYLLLKSIKNDMEWGLLRREMSSGASFLEMAVKQEEQQPVTGALPLDDNADLERQFHYHLRGLFGVLSKLTLQADNLTSRYKREIGGGNFMR, encoded by the coding sequence ATGATGCAGATCAACGGGGACTCCTCCACCAACAAGCACTCGCTCATCAACGTCATGCACCGCTTCATGGCGGCCGCCAACAACATGGACGAGACCATCATGGTGCCCAGCCTGCTGCGGGACCTGCCGCTGGACGAGCAGGCCTGCAGCCAGGGGGAGGCCAACAACAACGAGCCGCCGTGCTCCAACAAGCAGAGGGACATGTACGAGCACTACCTGCTGCTCAAGTCCATCAAGAACGACATGGAGTGGGGTCTCCTCCGGAGGGAGATGAGCAGCGGCGCCAGCTTCCTGGAGATGGCCGtgaagcaggaggagcagcagccggTGACCGGGGCCCTGCCCCTGGACGACAACGCGGACCTGGAGCGGCAGTTTCACTATCACCTCAGGGGACTGTTCGGAGTTCTGTCCAAGCTGACGCTGCAGGCGGACAACCTCACCAGCAGATACAAGCGGGAGATCGGAGGAGGGAACTTCATGCGATAA